From Cannabis sativa cultivar Pink pepper isolate KNU-18-1 chromosome 8, ASM2916894v1, whole genome shotgun sequence, a single genomic window includes:
- the LOC133030556 gene encoding uncharacterized protein LOC133030556 codes for MASSSRGAEELEVRWDDLQIDEEEGGVLFDNPSELEDEVDARWCLVGRLLTDRVSDFDTVRNVMASLWRPVKGMFVKELEFNRFLFQFFHELDINRVLEGTPWTFNKIPLIIQRLKLGENPRLVPLNTMEIWVQVYDLRVGFQSDRVLRACGDYIGQFVSSCPKNYSGIWREYLRVRVLLNIDKPLKRRMKIYYTKEDYFWANFKYERVPTFCFICGILGHGERFCPRVFDGPLEKVVKPYGLFMKAPDRRSQKQIGARWLRDNMARPLQPEAGVPRSSGTPASANSSRREADPRNRGDRQDMEINEDVEGVIVGEDHGIVGGIQGRRSGAVNGGIPISGEAGKESLCANGGFVFTDPKRRRVEDVGELGQVTIQELGPAQQLVDNESGEKGLTKAHVAESEMGFIEKINEGGMDNYFGPGEDSVEVGIFQKNELKAGTKIWARQGL; via the coding sequence ATGGCTTCGTCAAGTAGAGGTGCAGAGGAGTTGGAGGTTCGTTGGGATGATTTGCAGATCGATGAGGAAGAAGGAGGAGTCCTATTTGATAATCCTTCTGAATTGGAGGATGAGGTCGATGCAAGATGGTGTCTGGTGGGGAGATTGCTCACGGATCGTGTATCCGATTTTGATACAGTCCGAAATGTTATGGCTTCGCTCTGGCGTCCAGTAAAAGGCATGTTTGTTAAAGAATTAGAGTTTAAtcgttttctttttcaattcttTCATGAACTGGATATTAATAGAGTGTTAGAAGGTACACCATGGACGTTTAACAAAATACCTTTGATTATTCAAAGACTGAAATTAGGAGAAAATCCTAGGTTGGTACCCCTAAACACTATGGAGATTTGGGTACAAGTTTATGATCTTAGAGTGGGTTTCCAGTCAGACCGAGTGTTGAGGGCATGTGGCGATTACATTGGACAATTTGTTTCATCTTGTCCTAAGAATTATTCTGGCATTTGGAGGGAATATTTGAGAGTCCGGGTATTGCTCAACATTGACAAACCACTAAAGAGAAGAATGAAAATTTACTACACCAAGGAAGACTATTTCTGGGCAAATTTCAAATATGAGAGGGTGCCCACCTTTTGCTTCATCTGTGGTATACTCGGGCATGGTGAAAGATTTTGCCCCCGTGTTTTTGACGGACCATTAGAGAAGGTTGTTAAGCCATATGGCTTATTCATGAAAGCCCCAGATCGACGCTCTCAAAAACAGATTGGTGCACGGTGGCTTCGTGACAACATGGCCAGACCATTACAACCTGAGGCCGGCGTTCCTAGGAGCAGTGGTACTCCGGCGTCTGCTAACAGCTCCAGGAGAGAGGCAGATCCGAGAAATCGGGGTGACAGACAGGACATGGAGATTAACGAGGATGTTGAGGGAGTGATCGTCGGAGAGGATCATGGGATTGTGGGCGGGATTCAAGGGAGAAGATCTGGTGCCGTGAATGGAGGGATACCAATCAGTGGGGAAGCGGGAAAGGAAAGTCTTTGTGCAAATGGTGGTTTTGTGTTCACGGACCCAAAAAGACGAAGGGTTGAAGATGTAGGTGAGTTGGGCCAGGTTACTATTCAAGAATTAGGGCCGGCCCAGCAATTGGTGGATAATGAGAGTGGTGAAAAGGGTTTGACAAAGGCCCATGTGGCTGAAAGTGAAATGGgctttattgaaaaaataaatgagggGGGAATGGATAATTATTTCGGCCCAGGGGAAGATAGTGTGGAAgttggtatttttcaaaaaaacgaGCTAAAGGCGGGTACCAAAATTTGGGCCCGCCAAGGATTATGA
- the LOC115699564 gene encoding alpha-1,6-mannosyl-glycoprotein 2-beta-N-acetylglucosaminyltransferase codes for MANNKKPRLKDVALRRFLSVVSVTLLGVFLLIFLLGTNSRSKDFVSGEPDEYLTYSYNHSNINKKINLPKQSELSIQLEKLNQKPPRNRDLYPRLPKNHITIVLYVHNRPQYLKVVVESLSHVVGISETLLIVSHDGYFEEMNKIVKSIRFCQVKQIFAPYSPHVFPDSFPGISPTDCKDKGDSSEKQCQGTSDQYGNYRSPKIVSLKHHWWWMMNTVWDGLDETRGQSGHILFIEEDHYIYPNAYRNLQRLIELKPEKCPDCYAVNLAPCDVNSRGEGWDCLIAERMGNVGYSFNRTVWRKVHKKAREFCSFDDYNWDITMWTKVYPSFGDPVYTLRGPRTSAVHFGKCGLHQGQGEKNACIDNGVVHFDVDNVDKVANIKPEWEVRFTENQSGYKAGFKGWGGWGDERDRQLCLNFARMYLLEDTNTSSSKL; via the coding sequence atggcCAATAATAAGAAACCCCGTCTGAAAGACGTAGCACTTCGCCGTTTCCTTTCAGTAGTTTCAGTCACTTTATTAGGAgtgtttttgttgatttttctcTTGGGAACAAATTCAAGATCGAAGGATTTTGTTTCGGGTGAACCAGACGAGTATTTGACCTATAGTTATAACCATTCAAACATTAACAAGAAAATCAATCTCCCAAAGCAAAGTGAATTGTCAATTCAGTTGGAGAAGCTAAACCAGAAACCCCCTAGAAACAGAGATCTATATCCAAGATTACCCAAGAATCATATAACAATAGTTTTGTATGTACACAATAGGCCTCAATATCTCAAAGTAGTTGTTGAGAGCTTATCACACGTTGTGGGAATAAGTGAAACTTTACTAATAGTCAGTCATGATGGGTACTTTGAAGAGATGAACAAGATTGTTAAGAGCATTAGATTTTGCCAAGTGAAACAGATATTTGCTCCTTACTCTCCGCATGTCTTTCCCGATAGCTTTCCTGGGATCTCACCAACTGATTGCAAAGATAAGGGTGATTCTTCTGAGAAACAATGTCAAGGGACTTCTGATCAGTATGGAAATTATAGATCACCAAAGATTGTGTCATTGAAGCATCATTGGTGGTGGATGATGAACACGGTGTGGGATGGATTGGATGAAACTCGAGGGCAGTCGGGTCATATTCTTTTCATAGAGGAGGATCACTATATCTATCCCAATGCATACCGGAACTTGCAAAGGCTCATTGAATTGAAGCCTGAAAAATGCCCTGATTGCTATGCTGTGAATTTAGCACCCTGTGATGTGAAttcaagaggagaaggttgggATTGTTTGATTGCAGAGAGAATGGGAAACGTGGGCTATTCTTTCAATCGGACTGTATGGAGGAAAGTCCATAAGAAAGCAAGGGAATTTTGCTCCTTTGATGATTACAATTGGGATATAACCATGTGGACGAAAGTCTATCCATCATTTGGTGATCCTGTTTACACTCTGCGAGGGCCTAGAACAAGTGCGGTGCACTTTGGCAAGTGCGGTTTGCATCAGGGCCAGGGGGAGAAGAATGCTTGCATTGACAATGGCGTAGTACATTTTGATGTGGATAATGTGGATAAGGTTGCAAACATCAAACCGGAATGGGAAGTGCGATTCACAGAAAATCAATCTGGGTATAAAGCTGGATTCAAAGGTTGGGGAGGCTGGGGAGACGAAAGAGACAGGCAGTTATGTTTGAATTTCGCTCGGATGTACCTGCTCGAAGACACTAACACTTCATCCAGCAAACTGTAA